The Amycolatopsis sp. 195334CR genome window below encodes:
- a CDS encoding arginine deiminase, which yields MESEVGPLRSVLLHRPGAELKRLTPRNNDQLLFDSIPWVDRAQEEHDAFAEVLRGRGVEVLLLAEVLRSALDDQRAHAAGVHAAVDDRRLGAELADVLRSHLSSVDPATLAEVLMAGMTFEELPAAEGASLVRKMNHPRDFAVDPLPNLLFTRDSSAWIANRVAISSLTMPARRRETAVLDLVYAYHPRFRQAARAYGAHSAPIEGGDVMLLAPGVVAIGVGERTSAAGAESLARSVFADNLAHTVLAVPIEQSRATMHLDTVCTMVGTDAVVMYPLARDSLVAYTLFTGDDGALRVEGPEPFLTAAAKAMDIDRLRVIDTGLDAVTAEREQWDDGNNTLAVAPGVVVGYERNVETNERLEAAGIEVLRIAGSELGSGRGGPRCMSCPVVRDSLR from the coding sequence GTGGAGAGCGAGGTCGGGCCGCTGCGCTCGGTCCTGCTGCACCGGCCGGGTGCCGAGCTGAAGCGCCTCACCCCGCGCAACAACGACCAGCTCCTGTTCGACTCCATCCCGTGGGTGGACCGCGCCCAGGAGGAGCACGACGCCTTCGCCGAGGTGCTGCGCGGGCGCGGGGTCGAGGTGCTGCTGCTGGCCGAGGTGCTGCGCAGCGCGCTCGACGACCAGCGCGCGCACGCCGCCGGGGTGCACGCCGCGGTGGACGACCGCAGGCTCGGCGCCGAACTGGCCGACGTGCTCCGCTCGCATCTGTCCTCTGTGGACCCGGCGACGCTGGCCGAGGTGCTGATGGCCGGGATGACCTTCGAGGAACTGCCCGCCGCGGAAGGCGCCTCCCTGGTCCGGAAAATGAACCACCCGCGTGATTTCGCCGTCGACCCGCTGCCGAACCTGTTGTTCACGCGTGATTCCTCCGCGTGGATCGCCAATCGGGTGGCTATTTCCTCACTGACCATGCCCGCGCGGCGCCGGGAAACCGCGGTGCTCGACCTGGTGTACGCCTACCACCCGCGGTTCCGGCAGGCCGCCCGTGCCTACGGCGCGCATTCCGCGCCGATCGAAGGCGGCGACGTGATGCTGCTGGCGCCGGGCGTGGTGGCGATCGGCGTCGGCGAACGGACTTCGGCGGCCGGTGCCGAATCGCTGGCGCGCTCGGTGTTCGCCGACAACCTGGCGCACACCGTGCTGGCGGTGCCGATCGAGCAGTCGCGGGCGACCATGCACCTGGACACCGTGTGCACCATGGTCGGCACCGACGCAGTGGTGATGTACCCGCTGGCCAGGGATTCGCTGGTGGCGTACACGCTGTTCACCGGGGACGACGGTGCATTGCGGGTGGAGGGCCCGGAACCGTTCCTGACCGCGGCCGCCAAGGCGATGGACATCGACCGGCTGCGGGTGATCGACACCGGCCTCGACGCGGTGACCGCGGAACGCGAGCAGTGGGACGACGGGAACAACACGCTCGCCGTGGCGCCGGGCGTGGTGGTCGGGTACGAGCGCAACGTGGAGACCAACGAACGCCTTGAGGCGGCCGGGATCGAGGTGCTGCGCATCGCCGGGTCGGAACTCGGCTCGGGGCGCGGCGGGCCGCGGTGCATGTCCTGCCCGGTGGTGCGCGACTCGCTCCGCTGA
- a CDS encoding DM13 domain-containing protein: MSRKKKFLLAALGIGLVVAAAGLWAFQPWKAFTRSTVDEALPVAVTSQAPPQPVATAPEQPARSAQPEPPKPPEPKDLATGEFVSQEHDTSGKARVVDLGDGNRVLRLEGFSTSDGPDVHVWLSAATAGGEWGKYDDGAVVKLGKIKATDGNQNYAIPADAKLTGLQSVVIWCDRFNVAFGSAPLAL, translated from the coding sequence ATGTCGCGCAAGAAGAAGTTCCTCCTGGCCGCGCTCGGGATCGGGCTGGTGGTGGCCGCCGCCGGGCTGTGGGCCTTCCAGCCGTGGAAGGCGTTCACCCGCAGCACGGTGGACGAAGCCCTGCCGGTCGCCGTGACCAGCCAGGCACCTCCCCAGCCGGTCGCCACCGCACCGGAGCAGCCGGCGCGGTCGGCCCAGCCGGAACCGCCGAAACCGCCCGAGCCGAAGGACCTGGCCACCGGCGAGTTCGTCAGCCAGGAGCACGACACCAGCGGCAAGGCCCGCGTGGTCGACCTCGGCGACGGCAACCGCGTCCTGCGCCTGGAGGGCTTCTCCACCTCCGACGGCCCCGACGTGCACGTGTGGCTCAGCGCGGCCACCGCGGGCGGCGAGTGGGGCAAGTACGACGACGGCGCCGTGGTCAAGCTCGGCAAGATCAAGGCCACCGACGGCAACCAGAACTACGCCATCCCGGCCGACGCGAAGCTGACCGGCCTGCAGTCGGTGGTCATCTGGTGCGACCGCTTCAACGTCGCGTTCGGCTCGGCACCGCTGGCTCTCTGA